Proteins from one Myxococcota bacterium genomic window:
- a CDS encoding MtrB/PioB family outer membrane beta-barrel protein, with amino-acid sequence PPRDSLHPGNAEVWEDPDPQGLSLLTPYRRRTPTGIIYPYPPALHELDELADGWYARGAAEIGYTLVGGEETETRYTKYEDLKDGPLLDGLNLELWRPESGDWAMLRAGSVGRTDQFYDLEASRAGWLRFRASFSGVPHKYASDATTLWLGGGSDFLKLPDGLSPAGNDPAAIQAALDTHVPGTVEVQRNRTQLQLKVRALPSLSFIAQYGLEDRKGAIPSSVGFNYPDFTDFAGASLEVPYPVDDRTHKATAGLEWATALSQLNLTYNGSFYRDQNSSLTLAQPFLGTGLAQIEQARLALPPDNDWHNVRADFGVNMPFRSRLTTALSWSRSTQNDALIPPTISSVTIGTTNLNDWNTVSALSTKTAHARVDNVLVDVEFHISPWRPLALRAGYKFTNQETQTNYFAFNPQTGQFGYIVEDGGHGSLFGPAYIGIYDPTVPGDARRYRTIPFGESHSTIDLGGTLTLPWRSSFDLLLEQENVDRDVSERPQTREQRATVSFNTRAFSFASLRLSYKFLNRDGGDVDYGVYRKYTTAGLPGYVPLTPAGDPPHNLNQLVRPSLADLVGQRINARVVFSLGEFSDLSLAARLRSDDYGSGYGLTSDRSRDVEAEWTVQPSPALTANAFFSAEQHDRGMQTIRGFGTSPDGDAGGPDFPFTNQWGMRSNGDAIGWGGGFSLHPMSWISLDTRYTFLVTREDEDLSFASTNVFATPVFGALPPDHLPRLRNRDHTVDTSLRIALRKSLALRFFYRWELSGVDDYHQTDLPTLLGHRIYMGHQDSDYEASFYGVALQIGFGDGW; translated from the coding sequence CCGCCGCGCGACTCACTCCACCCCGGCAACGCCGAGGTCTGGGAAGACCCCGACCCGCAGGGCCTGTCACTCCTGACTCCCTACCGGCGGCGCACGCCGACCGGCATCATCTACCCGTATCCGCCGGCGCTGCACGAGCTCGACGAGCTGGCCGACGGCTGGTACGCGCGCGGTGCCGCCGAGATCGGCTACACGCTGGTCGGCGGCGAGGAGACCGAGACCCGCTACACCAAGTACGAGGACCTGAAGGACGGCCCCTTGCTCGACGGTCTCAACCTCGAGCTGTGGCGGCCCGAGTCGGGTGACTGGGCGATGCTGCGCGCGGGCAGCGTCGGGCGCACCGACCAGTTCTACGACCTCGAGGCCAGCCGCGCCGGCTGGCTGCGCTTCCGCGCGTCGTTCAGCGGCGTGCCGCACAAGTACGCCAGCGACGCGACCACGCTCTGGCTCGGCGGCGGAAGTGACTTCCTGAAGCTGCCCGACGGTCTCTCGCCCGCCGGCAACGATCCCGCGGCGATCCAGGCCGCGCTCGACACGCACGTGCCGGGCACCGTCGAGGTGCAGCGCAACCGCACGCAGCTCCAGCTCAAGGTGCGCGCGCTGCCCAGCCTGTCGTTCATCGCGCAGTACGGGCTCGAGGACCGCAAGGGCGCGATCCCGAGCTCGGTCGGCTTCAACTATCCCGATTTCACCGACTTCGCCGGCGCGTCGCTCGAGGTGCCCTATCCGGTCGACGACCGGACTCACAAGGCCACCGCCGGGCTCGAGTGGGCCACCGCGCTCAGCCAGCTCAACCTGACTTACAATGGCTCGTTCTATCGCGACCAGAACAGCTCGCTCACTCTGGCGCAGCCGTTCCTGGGCACGGGCCTGGCGCAGATCGAGCAGGCGCGGCTCGCGCTTCCGCCCGACAACGACTGGCACAACGTGCGGGCCGACTTCGGCGTGAACATGCCGTTCCGCTCGCGACTCACGACCGCGCTCTCCTGGTCGCGCAGCACGCAGAACGACGCGCTGATCCCGCCGACGATCTCGTCGGTCACGATCGGCACCACCAACTTGAACGACTGGAACACGGTCTCCGCGCTGTCGACCAAGACGGCGCACGCGCGCGTCGACAACGTGCTGGTCGACGTCGAGTTCCACATCAGCCCGTGGCGCCCGCTCGCGCTGCGCGCCGGCTACAAGTTCACCAACCAGGAGACCCAGACCAATTACTTCGCCTTCAACCCGCAGACCGGCCAGTTCGGCTACATCGTGGAAGATGGCGGACACGGCTCGCTGTTCGGCCCGGCCTACATCGGCATCTATGACCCGACGGTGCCGGGCGACGCTCGTCGCTACCGCACGATCCCCTTCGGCGAGTCACACTCCACGATCGACCTCGGCGGCACGCTCACGCTGCCGTGGCGCAGCTCGTTCGACCTGTTGCTCGAGCAGGAGAACGTGGACCGCGACGTCTCCGAGCGCCCGCAGACGCGCGAGCAGCGCGCGACGGTGTCGTTCAACACGCGCGCGTTCTCCTTCGCCTCGCTGCGACTCTCGTACAAGTTCCTGAACCGCGACGGCGGCGACGTGGACTACGGCGTCTACCGGAAGTACACGACCGCGGGCCTGCCGGGCTACGTCCCGCTCACGCCCGCCGGCGACCCGCCGCACAACCTGAACCAGCTCGTGCGACCGTCGCTCGCGGACCTCGTGGGGCAGCGCATCAACGCGCGCGTGGTGTTCTCGCTCGGAGAATTCTCCGATCTGTCACTCGCCGCGCGGCTGCGCAGCGACGACTATGGCTCGGGCTACGGACTCACCAGCGACCGGTCGCGCGACGTGGAGGCCGAATGGACCGTGCAGCCCTCGCCCGCGCTGACGGCGAACGCGTTCTTCTCGGCCGAGCAGCACGATCGCGGCATGCAGACGATCCGCGGCTTCGGAACCTCGCCCGACGGCGACGCGGGCGGCCCCGATTTCCCGTTCACCAATCAGTGGGGCATGCGCTCGAACGGCGACGCGATCGGCTGGGGCGGCGGCTTCAGCTTGCACCCCATGAGCTGGATCTCACTCGACACGCGCTACACGTTCCTGGTCACGCGCGAAGATGAGGATCTCTCCTTCGCGTCGACCAACGTGTTCGCCACGCCCGTGTTCGGAGCGTTGCCGCCCGACCATCTGCCGCGACTTCGTAACCGCGATCACACGGTCGATACGAGCCTTCGCATCGCGCTGCGAAAGTCGCTCGCGCTGCGCTTCTTCTACCGCTGGGAGCTGTCTGGCGTCGATGACTACCACCAGACGGATCTGCCGACGCTGCTCGGTCACCGCATCTACATGGGACACCAGGATTCGGATTACGAAGCCAGCTTTTACGGCGTCGCGTTGCAGATCGGTTTTGGGGATGGCTGGTGA
- a CDS encoding TerC family protein — protein MFDWLSDPRAWIAFATLTVLELVLGIDNVVFISVLVDKLPAERRELARRIGLFAAMFMRIGMLFLLSSIIALSAPLLTVAGVEISGRDTILIAGGLFLLWKSTKEIHQLLEGEKGHASSAVRATFGAIILQIALIDLVFSIDSIVTAVGMVDEIGVMIGAVVVSVTLMLVFAGAIGRFVSRHPTVKMLALSFLFVIGVLLIADGFDHHVPKGYVYFAMAFSVGVEMLNMRLRSRSGHPVELHDPYSREGEGGE, from the coding sequence ATGTTCGATTGGCTCTCCGACCCCCGCGCCTGGATCGCCTTCGCGACGTTGACCGTGCTCGAGCTCGTGCTGGGCATCGACAACGTCGTGTTCATCTCGGTGCTGGTCGACAAACTGCCGGCGGAGCGCCGCGAGCTCGCGCGCCGCATCGGACTGTTCGCGGCCATGTTCATGCGCATCGGCATGCTGTTCCTGCTGTCGAGCATCATCGCGCTCTCTGCGCCGCTGCTCACGGTGGCGGGGGTCGAGATCTCGGGGCGAGACACGATCCTGATCGCGGGCGGGCTGTTCCTCCTGTGGAAGAGCACCAAGGAGATCCACCAGCTGCTCGAGGGCGAGAAGGGGCACGCCTCGTCGGCGGTGCGCGCGACCTTCGGCGCGATCATCCTGCAGATCGCGCTGATCGACCTGGTGTTCTCGATCGACTCGATCGTCACCGCCGTGGGTATGGTCGACGAGATCGGAGTCATGATCGGCGCGGTCGTGGTTTCGGTGACTCTCATGCTGGTCTTCGCCGGCGCGATCGGCCGCTTCGTCTCGAGACACCCGACGGTGAAGATGCTCGCGCTCTCGTTCCTGTTCGTGATCGGCGTGCTCTTGATCGCCGACGGCTTCGACCACCACGTGCCGAAGGGCTACGTGTACTTCGCGATGGCGTTCTCGGTCGGTGTCGAGATGCTGAACATGCGCCTGCGCTCGCGCTCCGGGCACCCGGTGGAGCTGCACGACCCCTACTCGCGCGAGGGCGAGGGCGGCGAGTGA
- a CDS encoding 2-phosphosulfolactate phosphatase — protein MSDDPFTSQSGYDLRFEWGESGLRALAGHAATFVVVDVLSFTTCVSLACARGASVLPYLWQDERVDAFAAERGALVAGPRRSQSTYSLSPASLAGIPRGTRIVLPSPNGSQLSFLSAESGEVYAGTLRNAAALAERLCDAARPIAVIAAGERWPDQRLRPAAEDCIGAGAILARLGGTRSPEAELACAAWRAAQPRLARVLRECASGVELAQRGFARDVELAAELDADAVAPRLRDGAFAHEA, from the coding sequence ATGAGCGACGATCCGTTCACGAGTCAGTCCGGCTACGACCTGCGCTTCGAATGGGGTGAGTCGGGGCTGCGGGCGCTCGCGGGTCACGCGGCGACCTTCGTCGTGGTCGACGTGCTCTCGTTCACCACCTGTGTGTCGCTGGCGTGCGCGCGCGGCGCGAGCGTGCTTCCGTACCTGTGGCAGGACGAGCGGGTCGACGCCTTCGCGGCGGAGCGCGGCGCGCTCGTGGCCGGCCCGCGCCGGTCGCAGAGCACTTACTCGCTGTCTCCGGCCTCGCTGGCCGGCATCCCGCGCGGCACGCGCATCGTGCTGCCGTCGCCCAACGGCTCGCAGCTCTCCTTCCTGTCGGCGGAGTCGGGCGAGGTGTACGCGGGCACGCTGCGCAACGCGGCGGCGCTGGCAGAGCGCCTGTGCGATGCCGCGCGGCCGATCGCGGTGATCGCCGCGGGCGAGCGCTGGCCCGACCAGCGGCTGCGGCCGGCGGCCGAGGACTGCATCGGGGCCGGGGCCATCCTGGCGCGCCTCGGCGGCACCCGCTCGCCCGAGGCGGAGCTCGCGTGCGCGGCCTGGCGCGCTGCGCAGCCACGGCTCGCGCGCGTGCTGCGCGAGTGCGCGTCGGGCGTGGAGCTCGCGCAACGCGGCTTCGCGCGCGACGTCGAGCTCGCCGCGGAGCTCGATGCCGACGCGGTCGCGCCGCGCCTGCGCGACGGCGCGTTCGCGCACGAGGCTTGA
- a CDS encoding HAD family hydrolase → MNRYQGLLLDFYGTLVEEDTEIVAGIARRVAAASPRAPTAAAVGAEWSREFAALCERAHGGRFASQRALELASLRALLGRFECALDPEALSAELFAYWRAPRALPGAAEFVRALRMPVCLVSNIDAGDLAAALASLGWSFERVVTSEGCRAYKPRTEPFEAALARLGLPRDAVLHAGDSLRSDVLGGAAAGIAVAWVNGRGRPLPAGSARPEHVVQSVSALAAVLA, encoded by the coding sequence GTGAATCGCTACCAGGGGCTGCTCCTGGATTTCTACGGCACGCTGGTCGAGGAAGACACGGAGATCGTGGCCGGGATCGCGCGCCGCGTGGCCGCCGCCTCGCCGCGCGCGCCCACGGCGGCCGCGGTCGGCGCCGAGTGGAGCCGGGAGTTCGCCGCGCTGTGCGAGCGCGCGCACGGCGGTCGCTTCGCGAGCCAGCGTGCGCTCGAGCTTGCGAGCCTGCGAGCGCTGCTCGGCCGCTTCGAGTGTGCGCTCGATCCCGAGGCGCTGTCCGCCGAGCTGTTCGCCTACTGGCGCGCACCGCGCGCGCTCCCGGGCGCGGCGGAGTTCGTGCGCGCGCTGCGTATGCCGGTGTGTCTGGTGTCGAACATCGACGCCGGCGACCTGGCCGCGGCGCTAGCGAGCCTGGGCTGGTCGTTCGAACGGGTCGTGACCAGCGAGGGCTGCCGCGCCTACAAGCCGCGCACCGAGCCGTTCGAGGCCGCGCTGGCGCGCCTGGGTCTGCCACGCGACGCGGTGCTGCACGCCGGTGACTCACTGCGCTCCGACGTGCTCGGCGGCGCAGCGGCCGGGATCGCGGTCGCCTGGGTGAATGGGCGCGGCCGGCCCCTGCCGGCCGGGAGCGCACGGCCCGAGCACGTGGTGCAGAGTGTCAGCGCGCTGGCGGCGGTGCTAGCCTAG
- a CDS encoding nucleotidyltransferase domain-containing protein translates to MTELTPAQRALVDSLAGRLAALPGVAAVVLGGSFARGRGTPTSDIDLGVLYSERTPFAIADLRALAVERNDSPDPVVSDFYQWGPWVNGGAWLTVGGQRVDFLYRSLEQLERAIADAQAGRFELHFGQQPPFGFFSPTYLGEIAICLPLADPQGKVAELKRHVSVYPEALRRAVVQSYLWACEFALESFASKFAERGDVLGTAGCLARVAFQLALVLFALNERWWLSDKTALVEIAELPRAPGDFGARVSAVLAQVGRSSSELRTQVGALAALVDETIRLCGPLYRRPYPKP, encoded by the coding sequence GTGACCGAGCTGACTCCTGCGCAGCGCGCGCTCGTGGACTCACTCGCCGGCCGGCTGGCCGCGCTGCCCGGCGTGGCCGCGGTCGTGCTCGGCGGCTCGTTCGCGCGTGGCCGTGGCACGCCGACCTCCGACATCGACCTCGGCGTCCTGTACTCGGAGCGCACGCCGTTCGCGATCGCCGACCTGCGCGCGCTCGCGGTCGAGCGCAACGACTCACCCGACCCGGTCGTGAGCGACTTCTACCAGTGGGGCCCCTGGGTGAACGGCGGGGCGTGGCTCACGGTGGGTGGCCAGCGGGTGGACTTCCTGTATCGCAGCCTCGAGCAGCTCGAGCGTGCGATCGCCGATGCGCAGGCCGGGCGCTTCGAGCTCCACTTCGGCCAGCAGCCGCCGTTCGGCTTCTTCTCGCCGACCTACCTGGGCGAGATCGCGATCTGCCTGCCGCTCGCCGATCCGCAGGGCAAGGTCGCCGAGCTGAAGCGACACGTATCGGTGTACCCGGAAGCGCTGCGGCGCGCGGTCGTGCAGTCGTACCTGTGGGCGTGCGAGTTCGCGCTCGAGAGCTTCGCGTCGAAGTTCGCCGAGCGCGGCGACGTGCTCGGAACGGCGGGCTGTCTGGCGCGCGTGGCGTTCCAGCTCGCGCTCGTGCTGTTCGCGCTGAACGAGCGCTGGTGGCTCTCGGACAAGACGGCGCTGGTCGAGATCGCCGAGCTCCCGCGCGCGCCCGGCGACTTCGGCGCACGAGTGAGCGCCGTGCTCGCGCAAGTCGGGCGCAGCTCGAGTGAGCTTCGCACGCAAGTCGGCGCGCTCGCGGCGCTCGTCGACGAGACGATCCGCTTGTGCGGACCGCTCTATCGACGGCCCTACCCGAAGCCCTGA
- a CDS encoding DUF1801 domain-containing protein — translation MRRPPAELSRFLAAYDPRVRRLFLAARAAVLRAAPGASELVYDAYNAVAAAYGFSERLSDAFCHVAAYAGHVNLGFNRGVELPDPERLLAGSGARIRHVRIEAPGDLSRAGVRALVRAAAGEGRGRVGRAPARGRAIVKRTAYTRKRRPR, via the coding sequence ATGCGCCGCCCGCCCGCCGAGCTCAGCCGGTTTCTCGCGGCGTACGACCCGCGAGTGAGACGGCTGTTTCTCGCAGCGCGCGCGGCGGTGCTGCGCGCAGCGCCCGGCGCGAGCGAGCTCGTGTACGACGCCTACAACGCGGTCGCCGCCGCGTACGGCTTCTCGGAGCGGCTCTCCGACGCGTTCTGTCACGTGGCGGCCTACGCCGGTCACGTGAACCTCGGCTTCAACCGCGGCGTCGAGCTGCCCGATCCCGAGCGCCTGCTCGCGGGCAGCGGCGCGCGCATCCGCCACGTGCGCATCGAGGCGCCCGGCGACCTGTCGCGCGCGGGCGTGCGTGCGCTGGTGCGCGCCGCGGCCGGCGAGGGCCGCGGGCGCGTCGGCAGGGCTCCCGCGCGGGGACGCGCGATCGTCAAGCGCACCGCCTACACACGGAAGCGTCGGCCGCGATGA